From the Hyphomicrobium sp. ghe19 genome, one window contains:
- the fabA gene encoding 3-hydroxyacyl-[acyl-carrier-protein] dehydratase FabA has translation MAERRSSFEFDDLLACGRGELFGPGNAQLPLPPMLMVDRIASISETGGAHGKGLIVAELKVAGNERLDWLFACHFKGDPVMPGCLGLDALWQLTGFYLGWLGLTGQGRASGCGEVKFTREVTPDVKLLEYVIDIKRVIARKLKLAEADGVLKADGEVIYTAKDLRVLLKSSEGS, from the coding sequence GTGGCGGAACGCCGTTCGAGCTTCGAATTTGATGATTTGCTGGCCTGCGGGCGCGGCGAACTGTTTGGCCCGGGGAATGCGCAATTGCCGCTTCCGCCGATGCTTATGGTTGATCGCATCGCGTCGATCTCCGAAACCGGCGGCGCACACGGTAAAGGCCTCATCGTCGCCGAGCTCAAAGTTGCTGGCAACGAGCGCCTGGACTGGCTATTTGCTTGCCATTTCAAGGGCGATCCGGTGATGCCGGGATGTCTCGGTCTCGACGCTCTCTGGCAGTTGACGGGATTTTATCTCGGCTGGCTCGGTCTCACCGGCCAAGGCCGGGCTTCGGGCTGCGGCGAGGTCAAATTCACGCGTGAAGTTACGCCTGACGTAAAACTGCTCGAATATGTCATAGACATTAAACGGGTCATTGCCCGGAAGCTGAAGCTCGCAGAGGCCGACGGTGTCCTTAAGGCCGATGGCGAGGTGATATACACAGCCAAGGACCTAAGGGTCCTACTCAAGTCGAGCGAAGGCTCTTAA
- the fabB gene encoding beta-ketoacyl-ACP synthase I, protein MRRVVVTGMGVVSSIGNNTQEVLASLREAKSGISRAEKYAELGFKCQVHGAPQIEWEAMVPRKPKRFMGPGVGWNWIAMDQAIRDSGLEASDVVNERTGIIVGSGGPSTRAIVQAAEVTLESGGPKKIGPFEVPKAMCSGPSAALATAFQIKGVNYSISSACATSSHCIGNAAEMIQWGKQDVMFAGGCEELDWTLSNLFDAMGAMSTHFNDTPTRASRAYDKNRDGFVIAGGAGVVVLEELEHAKARGAKIYAEIAGYGATSDGYDMVAPSGEGAERCMRLALKGFDGKGLPKIDYLNPHGTGTPVGDAKEIEAIRAVFGSSAPVISATKSLTGHSLGAIGVQEAIFSLLMMNNGFICESANIDELDPAFADMPIALKRIDNAELNCVMSNSFGFGGTNATLIFRRHDA, encoded by the coding sequence ATGCGGCGCGTAGTTGTGACTGGCATGGGTGTGGTGTCCTCGATAGGGAACAACACCCAAGAAGTTCTCGCTTCGTTGAGAGAGGCGAAGTCCGGTATTTCTCGTGCGGAAAAGTACGCCGAGTTGGGCTTCAAATGCCAAGTCCACGGAGCCCCACAAATCGAGTGGGAGGCGATGGTTCCCCGGAAGCCGAAGCGCTTCATGGGGCCTGGCGTCGGCTGGAACTGGATCGCGATGGATCAAGCCATCCGCGATTCGGGCCTCGAGGCGTCTGACGTCGTCAACGAGCGCACCGGCATCATCGTCGGCTCGGGCGGACCGTCCACGCGCGCAATCGTCCAGGCGGCTGAAGTTACGCTCGAATCCGGCGGCCCGAAGAAGATCGGACCGTTCGAGGTGCCGAAGGCCATGTGCTCGGGCCCGTCCGCGGCGCTCGCTACGGCTTTCCAGATCAAGGGCGTTAACTATTCGATTTCGTCGGCTTGCGCGACAAGCTCGCACTGCATCGGCAATGCTGCCGAGATGATCCAGTGGGGCAAGCAGGACGTGATGTTCGCCGGTGGGTGCGAAGAACTCGATTGGACCTTGTCGAACCTCTTCGACGCGATGGGCGCCATGTCGACGCACTTCAATGACACACCGACGCGGGCAAGCCGCGCCTACGACAAGAATCGCGACGGTTTCGTCATCGCAGGCGGCGCTGGTGTCGTCGTGCTCGAGGAATTGGAGCACGCGAAAGCCCGTGGCGCCAAGATCTATGCTGAGATCGCAGGCTATGGCGCGACGTCCGATGGTTACGACATGGTCGCGCCGTCGGGCGAGGGTGCGGAGCGCTGCATGCGCTTGGCGCTCAAAGGATTCGACGGCAAAGGCTTGCCGAAAATCGATTATCTCAATCCGCACGGAACGGGCACACCCGTTGGCGACGCGAAAGAGATCGAGGCTATTCGTGCGGTGTTCGGTAGCAGCGCACCGGTCATCTCGGCGACGAAATCGTTAACCGGGCATTCGCTCGGCGCGATCGGCGTACAGGAAGCGATTTTCTCGCTTCTCATGATGAACAACGGTTTCATCTGCGAGAGCGCCAATATTGACGAGCTTGACCCGGCCTTCGCCGATATGCCAATCGCTCTGAAGCGTATAGACAACGCGGAACTTAACTGTGTGATGTCGAACAGCTTCGGATTTGGCGGCACAAATGCCACTCTTATCTTCCGCCGGCATGATGCCTGA